ATACCTAGCCTTGCATTTCATTTCTTTTAAAGAAATAATCAAAAGTAAGATTCAAGATAAAAGCCTTATAATTTCAAATTTTACAGAATTTTCAATGACGATTAATGAAAAATTTCATTATCAAGCCATTATTAAAAAATTTGATTCTAATTTAGAAAAAAACTCTATTTATTTTGTAGATATTTTTGGTCAATGTCTCTTTTCTCTACAACCTTGCTCATTGCGGAGAGATTTTATTTTATATTTAGATACTTTTTAATAAAGTTAGCTTGATTGAAAAATTAAATTAAAATTTTAAGGATTTTCTTATGAAATGGACACAATTTGATACAAGATGGATGCTTTCTCTTTTTGGGACAGCCGTTGGGGCAGGAATCTTATTTCTACCCATACGCGCAGGAACGGGAGGATTTTGGCCTGTTGTGGCAATGACTATTCTTATTTTTCCTATGGTATGGCTTTCACACCGTGCTTTAAGTCGCTTTGTCAATGAAACACAAAGTGTTGATCACGATATTACTCACGCAGCTGAAGAATATTGGGGGAGAAATACAAGCTTTTTTATTACCATTTTGTATTTTTTTGCCATTTATCCTATTTGCCTTGCTTATGGAGTTGGAATTACCAACACCTTTGCTAGTTTCTTTGTTAATCAACTACAACTCACAAGCCTTTATGATCCTCAAACTATGCAACTTTATCCTGCTGTGAGATTAGTTTTAACCATTGTTTTAGTTAGTGCTATGATGGCAATTATGCTACTTAAAGAAAAAACCATAACCAAGGCTTGTAACTTCTTAGTTTATCCACTTTGCCTCGTGCTTTTTGCTTTTTCTTTCTATCTTATTCCACATTGGAAATTAGAAATTATCCAAACTACTCCAAATCTAAAAGATTTTATTGAAGTGGTTTGGCTAACTCTCCCTGTGCTTGTTTTTTCTTTTAACCA
This portion of the Helicobacter canadensis MIT 98-5491 genome encodes:
- a CDS encoding aromatic amino acid transport family protein, which codes for MKWTQFDTRWMLSLFGTAVGAGILFLPIRAGTGGFWPVVAMTILIFPMVWLSHRALSRFVNETQSVDHDITHAAEEYWGRNTSFFITILYFFAIYPICLAYGVGITNTFASFFVNQLQLTSLYDPQTMQLYPAVRLVLTIVLVSAMMAIMLLKEKTITKACNFLVYPLCLVLFAFSFYLIPHWKLEIIQTTPNLKDFIEVVWLTLPVLVFSFNHSPAISTFTLSVRREYGENSERKANQILFRTSAMLLIFVMFFVFSCILCLDATDFQAARDANIPILSYFANKLNVPFIAYGAPVVAFLAIVTSFFGHYFGAYEGLNGILRKAIKMSGNENPNLKAIKVFSTLFMYVTIIAVAYLNPSILNFIESLGGPIIAMILFIMPMIAIWSVSKLKKYKNPALDLFVTITGILTISSVVYTLF